A stretch of the Musa acuminata AAA Group cultivar baxijiao chromosome BXJ2-7, Cavendish_Baxijiao_AAA, whole genome shotgun sequence genome encodes the following:
- the LOC103992484 gene encoding transcription factor CSA: MGHQPQKSEAEMRLFSSPPSPSSRKGLPDIVAQSERDERGMSSGRRDHGQAKLCVRGHWKPSEDAKLMDLVARYGPQNWNFIADKLNGRSGKSCRLRWFNQLDPKINKTAFSEEEEEKLVASHRIYGNKWALMARLFPGRTDNAVKNQWHVLMARKEREQGSGCRRKKALPQRTEVSSGHNNAWSGESSITSSRDESSSTCTGSRAMPCFLKDFGMAQQQQPLQLCFGSGYSFGNETSEGSAVDHCSNGFLPSETDGDRKKKCIPFIDFMGVGV, translated from the exons ATGGGGCACCAGCCGCAGAAATCCGAGGCGGAGATGAGGCTTTTCTCTTCGCCACCATCACCTTCGTCTCGTAAAGGTTTGCCTGACATTGTTGCACAGAGTGAACGAGATGAGAGGGGGATGTCAAGTGGAAGAAGAGATCACGGGCAGGCCAAGCTTTGCGTCAGAGGCCATTGGAAACCATCAGAGGATGCCAAGCTTATGGATCTTGTCGCCCGATACGGCCCCCAAAACTGGAACTTTATTGCCGACAAGCTAAATGGAAGATCAG GAAAGAGCTGCCGGCTAAGGTGGTTCAACCAACTGGATCCAAAAATCAACAAGACAGCCTTcagtgaggaagaagaggagaagcttGTCGCCTCCCACAGGATTTACGGGAACAAATGGGCGCTTATGGCGAGGCTTTTCCCTGGGAGGACAGACAATGCCGTCAAGAACCAGTGGCATGTGCTCATGGCCAGGAAAGAGAGGGAGCAAGGCAGCGGCTGTAGGAGGAAGAAGGCGTTGCCGCAGAGAACGGAGGTGAGCAGTGGGCATAACAATGCGTGGAGTGGCGAGTCCTCCATCACCAGCTCCAGAGATGAGTCTTCCTCGACTTGCACTGGTAGCAGGGCCATGCCCTGTTTCTTGAAGGACTTTGGAATGGCACAGCAGCAACAGCCATTGCAGCTCTGCTTTG GAAGCGGATACAGTTTCGGGAATGAAACTTCTGAAGGATCAGCAGTCGACCATTGCAGCAATGGCTTCCTGCCAAGTGAAACTGATGGTGATCGAAAGAAGAAGTGCATTCCCTTCATCGATTTCATGGGTGTTGGAGTTTAG
- the LOC135617712 gene encoding uncharacterized protein LOC135617712 isoform X2: protein MGRIRAVLLAVVFLAAEMPQLLGSPVTGPAFLWSPQHFGSSQHDNKEFVDYRTFSPKDLAKSVLSEGGWSNVVCTRETLNDNMDVAVVFVGRKLQTSDISSIKQPDPSLIDILKLSFTTSNFSMAFPYVAIDEQEMLENSLVKGFAENCGQGLGVNRIAYLDSCSLDGGNKKLEGLHSVHDILASRISGKMDLIVLCSGDSKESDRTPSEGEALSNVVNMLKESGAKYTILYASRPYRTTQYPTHLAVRFLAESPQGQASANSTCDGVCQIKSSLLEGIFVAIVLLIILISGLCCMIGIDTPSRFETPQES from the exons ATGGGGAGAATTAGGGCTGTCCTGTTAGCAGTGGTGTTCCTTGCGGCAGAGATGCCGCAGTTGTTGGGATCCCCTGTCACGGGGCCTGCTTTTCTTTGGTCGCCTCAACATTTTGG ATCATCACAGCATGACAATAAAGAATTTGTTGACTACCGAACATTCTCCCCAAAGGATTTGGCAAAATCGGTTTTGTCTGAAGGAGGTTGGTCAAATGTTGTG TGCACTCGGGAAACACTTAATGATAACATGGATGTTGCTGTTGTTTTTGTTGGAAGAAAG TTGCAAACATCAGATATCTCTAGTATTAAACAACCAGATCCTTCTTTGATAGACATTCTAAAG CTCTCGTTCACAACTTCAAACTTCTCTATGGCATTTCCATATGTTGCCATAGATGAACAGGAGATGCTGGAAAATTCTTTAGTAAAAGGTTTTGCAGAAAATTGTGGACAAGGGTTAGGAGTGAATCGGATTGCATACTTGGACTCCTGTTCTCTCGATGGCGGAAACAAGAAACTTGAAGGCCTACATTCTGTTCAT GATATTTTGGCTTCAAGAATAAGTGGGAAgatggatttgattgttttgtgcAGTGGAGACTCTAAAGAATCAGACCGCACTCCATCAGAAG GGGAGGCTTTATCTAATGTAGTCAATATGCTAAAGGAGTCTGGTGCCAAGTATACGATTCTCTATGCTTCGAGACCATACAGGACAACTCAGTACCCCACCCATTTGGCAGTAAGGTTTCTTGCAGAAAGCCCCCAAGGCCAAGCATCTGCTAACTCAACTTGTGATGGAGTTTGCCAAATAAAATCATCACTCCTTGAAGGGATATTTGTG GCAATTGTGCTGCTCATAATTTTGATATCAGGACTGTGTTGTATGATTGGAATTGACACACCTTCAAGATTTGAGACTCCGCAAGAATCTTGA
- the LOC135617713 gene encoding NAC domain-containing protein 58-like yields the protein MSSAGMLLPPGFRFHPTDEELILHYLGNRAASLPCPVSIIAEVDIYKFDPWELPAKATFGDGEWYFFSPRERKYPNGYRPNRAAASGYWKATGIDKPVVTSSGNSYIGVKKALVFYKGRPPKGVKTNWIMHEYRLAEPPSKNSYKPIELRDLSMKLDDWVLCRIYKRNSSSTQSSAVEDVFVPTPSITTHQSLSELLLDAADYSDVLGLENRHDIDSSRIHSSRLPHNLKRQWVADGCFGDRDEALSSPAKRPTGSRIGTDLIDDFEFDLCNPQLISYSSHLAWQ from the exons ATGTCGAGTGCAGGTATGTTGCTTCCGCCGGGGTTCCGCTTCCACCCCACCGACGAGGAACTCATCCTTCACTACCTCGGCAACCGAGCCGCCTCGCTGCCGTGCCCCGTCTCCATCATCGCCGAGGTCGACATCTACAAGTTCGACCCGTGGGAGCTCCCCG CCAAAGCCACCTTCGGCGACGgagagtggtacttcttcagcccCAGGGAGCGGAAGTACCCCAACGGGTACCGCCCCAACCGGGCGGCGGCGTCCGGCTACTGGAAGGCGACCGGGATCGACAAGCCTGTGGTCACCAGCTCAGGCAACTCCTATATTGGAGTGAAGAAGGCGCTCGTCTTCTACAAGGGGAGACCTCCGAAGGGTGTCAAGACGAACTGGATCATGCACGAGTATCGCCTTGCTGAACCACCGAGCAAGAACAGCTACAAGCCCATCGAGCTCAGAGACCTCTCCATGAAG CTGGACGATTGGGTTCTTTGCCGAATCTACAAGAGGAACAGCAGCAGCACTCAGTCCTCAGCTGTGGAGGATGTCTTCGTCCCAACTCCATCAATCACGACGCATCAATCCCTGTCGGAGCTCCTCCTCGACGCTGCCGACTACTCCGACGTGCTCGGTCTAGAGAACCGCCACGACATCGACAGTAGTAGGATTCACAGCAGTCGTCTCCCTCACAACCTGAAGCGCCAATGGGTAGCAGATGGCTGCTTCGGAGACCGCGATGAAGCGTTGTCATCTCCTGCAAAGAGACCAACGGGGTCGAGAATTGGCACCGACCTGATCGACGACTTCGAGTTCGATCTCTGCAATCCTCAACTGATATCATACTCCTCCCACTTGGCCTGGCAATGA
- the LOC135617714 gene encoding calmodulin-like protein 7: protein MDDVMLSDLISNFVRRVLTKIKCHTKIKCFIVRTETDMEEEEQQHRRCTGTEELSHHDIEVIMGRLGLLGPREEAVDVDGGGGECRLVEEVDALLEEKKASLDELKEAFCVFDRNEDGFISPGELWCVMRRLGLQEGLKLEDCERMIRAFDVDGDGRISFSEFTRLLENAL, encoded by the coding sequence ATGGATGATGTGATGCTCTCTGATCTCATCTCGAACTTTGTGAGAAGAGTCCTCACAAAGATCAAGTGCCACACGAAGATCAAATGCTTTATCGTTCGGACTGAGACtgatatggaggaggaggagcagcagcaccGGCGGTGCACCGGCACAGAAGAACTCTCCCACCATGATATCGAGGTGATCATGGGGAGGCTCGGTCTGTTGGGTCCGAGAGAAGAAGCAGTCGACGTCGACGGTGGTGGTGGGGAGTGCAGATTGGTCGAAGAAGTTGATGCGCTGCTGGAGGAGAAGAAAGCGAGCTTGGACGAACTGAAGGAGGCGTTCTGCGTCTTCGACAGGAACGAGGACGGGTTCATAAGCCCGGGAGAGCTGTGGTGCGTGATGAGGAGGTTGGGGTTGCAGGAGGGCCTCAAGCTGGAGGACTGTGAGAGGATGATTCGTGCCTTCGACGTCGACGGTGACGGAAGAATAAGTTTCAGTGAGTTCACCCGCTTGCTAGAGAAcgctttgtag
- the LOC135617711 gene encoding protein SLOW WALKER 1-like, with amino-acid sequence MADESKPFFPVESAHHVKPPPPRRAQSLTPESRFWRSFRHSELASGLILPVTSLEFSPVAPYHVAAACSAAVHLFDGAASPSLAPLPHSPLSGFSDVAYSPSFRCDGALLAAGGESGLVQVFRVDKAGPPLRRLRAHARPVRVVRYPRVADKIHLFSGGDDALLAYWDVPSEAQVVSFPGAHRDYIRAGSASPTSPEVFATGSYDHTVKLWDVRVPPGSNLLLGFSHGDPVESVLFLPSGGLLATAGGNVVKIWDIISGGKLTHTIESHNKTVTALCLGRIKNESPSDDGGEPRLLSVSIDGYMKSFDFATFKITHSMRYPAQLLSVGFSPSGNARVVGTSDGVIYMGMKKTKKQEEANGTNAASELDGFIPEPEKQVLRPTNYRYFHRGKSEKPQDTDYVIPRAAKVKLAEHDKLLKKFWHKEALVVALSKKSASSVVAVMEELVARKKLLKCVANLDIDELRLLLRFLHKNATSPRHARFLMGLTKKVLEMRADDIQSNNNLRIYVRNLKRMIAEEIQIQRSLQEIQGMISPLLVIAGR; translated from the coding sequence ATGGCGGACGAGTCGAAGCCTTTCTTCCCCGTGGAATCCGCGCACCACGTCAAGCCGCCTCCGCCCCGACGGGCACAATCCCTTACCCCGGAGTCCCGCTTCTGGCGCTCCTTCCGCCACTCCGAGCTCGCCTCCGGCCTCATCCTCCCCGTTACCTCCCTCGAGTTCTCGCCGGTTGCGCCCTACCACGTCGCCGCTGCCTGCTCTGCCGCCGTCCACCTCTTCGACGGCGCCGCATCCCCTTCCCTCGCGCCCCTCCCCCACTCCCCCCTCTCCGGCTTCTCCGACGTCGCCTACTCCCCCTCCTTCCGCTGCGATGGCGCCCTCCTCGCTGCCGGCGGTGAGTCCGGACTCGTCCAGGTCTTCCGCGTTGACAAGGCCGGCCCGCCCCTCCGCCGCCTCCGCGCACACGCCCGCCCCGTCCGCGTCGTACGGTACCCCCGAGTGGCTGATAAGATCCACCTCTTCTCCGGCGGCGACGACGCCCTCCTCGCCTATTGGGACGTGCCCTCCGAGGCCCAGGTGGTCTCCTTTCCTGGCGCCCACCGCGACTACATCCGCGCCGGGTCCGCCTCCCCCACCAGCCCCGAGGTCTTCGCGACCGGCTCCTATGACCACACCGTCAAGCTCTGGGATGTCCGTGTCCCGCCCGGTTCGAACCTCTTGCTGGGCTTCAGCCACGGGGATCCCGTTGAGAGCGTGCTCTTCTTGCCTTCGGGCGGACTTCTTGCCACCGCAGGTGGTAACGTGGTCAAGATCTGGGATATCATTAGCGGTGGGAAGCTGACTCACACGATAGAGAGCCACAACAAGACAGTCACTGCCTTATGTCTCGGAAGGATCAAGAATGAGAGCCCCAGCGATGACGGTGGGGAACCGAGGCTTCTCAGCGTCTCCATCGATGGGTACATGAAGAGCTTCGATTTTGCGACCTTCAAGATCACTCACTCGATGAGGTACCCGGCCCAGCTCTTGTCAGTCGGGTTCTCCCCATCCGGCAATGCTCGGGTTGTTGGGACATCGGATGGGGTCATTTACATGGGtatgaagaagacgaagaagcaaGAGGAGGCAAACGGGACAAATGCTGCTAGTGAGCTTGATGGGTTCATTCCTGAACCTGAGAAGCAAGTTCTGAGGCCGACGAACTATAGATACTTTCACAGAGGCAAGAGTGAGAAGCCACAGGATACAGATTATGTCATTCCGAGGGCAGCAAAGGTGAAGCTTGCCGAACATGATAAGCTTTTGAAGAAATTTTGGCACAAGGAGGCCCTTGTTGTGGCACTGAGTAAAAAGAGCGCAAGTAGTGTAGTTGCTGTGATGGAGGAGCTGGTGGCTAGGAAGAAGCTGCTCAAGTGTGTGGCAAACTTGGACATCGATGAGCTTAGATTGCTCCTACGTTTTCTGCACAAGAATGCTACGTCCCCACGGCATGCAAGGTTTCTGATGGGCTTGACAAAGAAGGTTCTTGAGATGCGTGCAGATGATATTCAGTCTAACAACAATTTGAGGATCTACGTTAGGAATCTTAAGCGCATGATTGCAGAAGAAATCCAAATACAGCGCTCTTTGCAAGAGATTCAAGGAATGATTTCTCCTCTGCTTGTAATAGCTGGAAGATGA
- the LOC135617710 gene encoding zinc finger protein VAR3, chloroplastic-like, with the protein MGGVARLLVLLATPFPRPSALRLARHRAVPLAALSAAASTASSYSSHHFRPLHPRLRLGFSVVTAELFHTQLAGARDDHGEAVASAPTSHAGSMRSWPEWRKLVDYLVAGGYYDRQDSVAVGEEDDDSLLVGEDLTEEFVKAAQACLSFARDKPDLLRMLAKEDIEIIVENGSPFLFKNGANSVRRLQSFVVADGTKVLESERAQTVDIMRYLLSYACSSTATRDESFLTTRDLTETAIRSLLAQLFRLSVTSPEARLTEMTPRQTVTKQHFSRPTGQNIEMKRGDWICPKCSFMNFARNMGCLECNEARPKKILSDGEWECPQCDFFNFSRNMSCLRCDFKRPGGSPFGTAPSDAHLGYNGSSTVEQILKRSNLDKSEIERKLAANDEKAERWFSKISQLDDSADLSSAIDDEDFPEIMPMRKGMNRFVVSTRKTPLERRLANAQNRSNLGNSGFSEGHEFQPGRSNGMNSHKPSESSISQMLDRILGRSSTSSETSHPVVAGGDNSSTGSRFSSSDYRQGMVNQRTDPDSVPFVPLPADMFGKNSNPDNKQSLNTEDSASAKASQLGDPVFKESESSAESRDSDSFDASKGWSKKVTELYNVRDMANAISDDDFPEIMPMRKGENRFIVSKKKDRSLTSLQYKRRIAMEQANSGNFVPFVPFPPDYFAKKDKQPETSPTEGSTLHEKARSETEKSEESMTGVANSESGGNATRQPENWSANQSYHGTTSTNPPSMDLTYRKMDAYNVGGSANSAQPLNTSWRNQSEIPSNDFSQKNTYSGPSVSASTQQTENSKSASEGWKPSFSGKSLEGSAVTEPDPLDMSEEAKAARWFRRAAQIKDISELSNIPDEDFPEIMPMRKGVNRFVVSKRKTPLERRLTSPQYRRSLPILRSEPDEDAN; encoded by the exons ATGGGCGGCGTCGCTAGGCTCCTCGTTCTCCTTGCCACCCCTTTCCCTCGCCCCTCCGCCCTCCGCCTCGCCCGCCACCGCGCCGTGCCCCTTGCCGCCCTGTCCGCCGCCGCCAGCACCGCTTCCTCCTATTCGTCCCATCACTTCCGCCCATTACACCCGCGTCTTCGGCTTGGTTTCTCGGTTGTAACTGCAGAGCTGTTCCACACCCAGTTGGCCGGCGCCAGGGACGACCATGGCGAGGCGGTGGCCTCGGCGCCGACCTCCCACGCCGGTTCCATGCGTTCTTGGCCGGAGTGGAGGAAACTTGTTGATTATCTAGTCGCCGGAGGTTACTATGATAGGCAGGACTCCGTGGCTGTTGGGGAGGAAGATGATGATTCGTTATTGGTTGGAGAGGATCTGACCGAGGAATTTGTGAAGGCTGCCCAAGCCTGCCTTTCTTTTGCAAGAGATAAACCTGATTTGTTGAG GATGCTGGCAAAGGAAGATATCGAGATTATTGTGGAGAATGGCTCGCCATTCTTGTTTAAGAATGGTGCAAATTCAGTAAGGCGTTTGCAGTCATTCGTGGTTGCTGATGGAACTAAA GTGCTTGAATCTGAGAGGGCACAGACTGTTGACATTATGCGATATTTGTTGAGCTATGCTTGTAGTTCTACTGCAACTCGTGACGAGAGCTTCTTAACAACTAGAGACCTTACTGAAACAGCTATTCGAAGTCTGTTGGCTCAGCTATTTAGATTGAGTGTTACAAGTCCAGAGGCCAGGTTAACTGAGATGACTCCTAGACAAACTGTCACAAAGCAGCACTTCTCCAGGCCTACTGGGCAAAATATTGAAATGAAAAGAGGTGACTGGATCTGCCCAAA ATGTAGTTTCATGAATTTTGCGAGGAATATGGGATGTCTTGAATGCAATGAAGCACGACCAAAAAAGATCTTGAGTGATGGAGAGTGGGAGTGTCCTCA ATGTGATTTCTTCAATTTTTCAAGGAACATGTCTTGCTTAAGGTGTGACTTCAAACGTCCCGGAGGAAGCCCATTTGGTACTGCTCCCTCAGATGCTCATTTAGGATATAATGGAAGTTCAACTGTTGAGCAGATCCTTAAACGAAGCAACCTTGATAAGTCTGAAATTGAGCGGAAGTTGGCTGCCAATGATGAGAAGGCAGAAAGATGGTTCAGTAAAATTTCCCAGCTAGATGATTCTGCAGATTTGAGCAGTGCAATAGATGATGAGGATTTCCCAGAGATCATGCCCATGCGGAAAGGGATGAACAGGTTTGTTGTTAGCACAAGAAAAACACCCTTAGAAAGGAGGTTGGCTAATGCTCAGAACAGAAGTAACTTGGGAAATTCTGGCTTTTCTGAGGGTCATGAGTTTCAGCCTGGTCGATCAAATGGAATGAACTCCCATAAACCTTCAGAATCTTCAATCAGTCAGATGTTGGACAGGATACTTGGTCGCTCATCAACTTCATCAGAAACAAGCCATCCGGTGGTTGCTGGAGGGGATAATTCTTCTACTGGGAGTAGATTTAGTTCTTCAGATTATAGGCAGGGAATGGTAAACCAAAGGACAGATCCTGATTCTGTACCTTTTGTGCCTTTACCTGCAGATATGTTTGGTAAAAATTCTAATCCAGATAATAAACAATCTCTAAATACAGAAGATTCAGCATCTGCAAAAGCTAGTCAGCTGGGTGATCCTGTGTTTAAGGAGTCTGAAAGCTCAGCTGAAAGCAGGGACAGTGATTCCTTTGACGCTTCCAAGGGATGGTCTAAGAAAGTCACAGAGCTTTATAATGTCAGGGATATGGCAAATGCCATATCTGATGATGACTTTCCAGAAATCATGCCCATGCGTAAAGGTGAGAATCGATTCATAGTCAGCAAAAAGAAAGATCGTTCTCTAACAtcactacaatacaagaggcggATAGCCATGGAGCAGGCCAATAGTGGCAATTTTGTTCCCTTTGTACCGTTTCCGCCAGACTACTTTGCGAAGAAAGATAAGCAGCCTGAAACTTCTCCGACTGAAGGCTCTACATTGCATGAGAAGGCTCGGAGTGAGACTGAGAAGTCTGAAGAGTCCATGACTGGTGTTGCTAACTCAGAATCTGGTGGAAATGCAACCCGGCAGCCGGAGAATTGGTCTGCCAATCAGTCTTACCATGGGACTACTAGCACAAACCCTCCCAGTATGGATTTGACTTACCGTAAAATGGATGCTTATAATGTTGGAGGCTCTGCAAATTCAGCTCAACCGCTGAATACCTCATGGAGAAACCAGAGTGAGATCCCAAGCAATGATTTCTCTCAAAAGAACACGTATAGTGGTCCTAGCGTTTCTGCCAGTACTCAGCAGACAGAAAATTCTAAAAGTGCGAGTGAGGGCTGGAAACCGAGCTTTAGCGGAAAGAGCTTAGAAGGATCTGCCGTCACCGAACCTGATCCACTTGACATGTCGGAGGAGGCAAAAGCAGCAAGATGGTTCCGTCGAGCCGCTCAGATAAAAGATATCTCCGAACTCAGTAACATTCCTGATGAAGATTTCCCAGAGATAATGCCTATGAGAAAGGGGGTGAACAGATTTGTTGTGAGCAAAAGGAAGACACCATTGGAGAGGAGGCTGACATCTCCTCAATACAGAAGAAGCCTGCCTATCCTTAGATCTGAGCCCGATGAAGATGCCAACTGA
- the LOC135617712 gene encoding uncharacterized protein LOC135617712 isoform X1, translated as MAAASLSGVHVAGLGEIGFQFLRGDPDRLILRGMGRIRAVLLAVVFLAAEMPQLLGSPVTGPAFLWSPQHFGSSQHDNKEFVDYRTFSPKDLAKSVLSEGGWSNVVCTRETLNDNMDVAVVFVGRKLQTSDISSIKQPDPSLIDILKLSFTTSNFSMAFPYVAIDEQEMLENSLVKGFAENCGQGLGVNRIAYLDSCSLDGGNKKLEGLHSVHDILASRISGKMDLIVLCSGDSKESDRTPSEGEALSNVVNMLKESGAKYTILYASRPYRTTQYPTHLAVRFLAESPQGQASANSTCDGVCQIKSSLLEGIFVAIVLLIILISGLCCMIGIDTPSRFETPQES; from the exons ATGGCCGCTGCTTCTTTAAGCGGAGTCCACGTCGCTGGCCTCGGCGAGATTGGATTCCAGTTCTTGAGGGGCGATCCCGATCGGCTCATTTTGAGG GGGATGGGGAGAATTAGGGCTGTCCTGTTAGCAGTGGTGTTCCTTGCGGCAGAGATGCCGCAGTTGTTGGGATCCCCTGTCACGGGGCCTGCTTTTCTTTGGTCGCCTCAACATTTTGG ATCATCACAGCATGACAATAAAGAATTTGTTGACTACCGAACATTCTCCCCAAAGGATTTGGCAAAATCGGTTTTGTCTGAAGGAGGTTGGTCAAATGTTGTG TGCACTCGGGAAACACTTAATGATAACATGGATGTTGCTGTTGTTTTTGTTGGAAGAAAG TTGCAAACATCAGATATCTCTAGTATTAAACAACCAGATCCTTCTTTGATAGACATTCTAAAG CTCTCGTTCACAACTTCAAACTTCTCTATGGCATTTCCATATGTTGCCATAGATGAACAGGAGATGCTGGAAAATTCTTTAGTAAAAGGTTTTGCAGAAAATTGTGGACAAGGGTTAGGAGTGAATCGGATTGCATACTTGGACTCCTGTTCTCTCGATGGCGGAAACAAGAAACTTGAAGGCCTACATTCTGTTCAT GATATTTTGGCTTCAAGAATAAGTGGGAAgatggatttgattgttttgtgcAGTGGAGACTCTAAAGAATCAGACCGCACTCCATCAGAAG GGGAGGCTTTATCTAATGTAGTCAATATGCTAAAGGAGTCTGGTGCCAAGTATACGATTCTCTATGCTTCGAGACCATACAGGACAACTCAGTACCCCACCCATTTGGCAGTAAGGTTTCTTGCAGAAAGCCCCCAAGGCCAAGCATCTGCTAACTCAACTTGTGATGGAGTTTGCCAAATAAAATCATCACTCCTTGAAGGGATATTTGTG GCAATTGTGCTGCTCATAATTTTGATATCAGGACTGTGTTGTATGATTGGAATTGACACACCTTCAAGATTTGAGACTCCGCAAGAATCTTGA